A single Carnobacterium inhibens subsp. inhibens DSM 13024 DNA region contains:
- the dtd gene encoding D-aminoacyl-tRNA deacylase has translation MKVVIQRSKQASVRIEETVIGEISHGFVLLVGIEEEDQQEDIDYMVRKISKMRIFEDSQGKMNLSLAEVNGEILSISQFTLYADTKKGNRPSFTKAARPQIAIPLYEAFNAGLRETGVTVQTGEFGADMQVSILNDGPVTIIIDSKQR, from the coding sequence ATGAAAGTAGTCATTCAGCGTTCAAAGCAAGCAAGCGTACGTATTGAAGAAACAGTTATAGGAGAAATATCGCATGGGTTTGTTTTGTTAGTCGGTATAGAGGAAGAAGATCAGCAAGAAGATATTGATTATATGGTACGTAAAATCAGCAAAATGCGTATTTTTGAAGATTCTCAAGGGAAAATGAATTTAAGCCTAGCAGAAGTCAATGGAGAAATATTGTCGATTTCTCAGTTTACACTTTATGCAGATACAAAAAAAGGAAATCGCCCCAGTTTCACTAAAGCCGCAAGACCTCAAATTGCTATTCCACTGTATGAAGCCTTTAATGCTGGTTTAAGAGAAACTGGAGTAACGGTTCAAACGGGTGAATTTGGTGCAGATATGCAAGTCTCAATCTTAAATGATGGCCCAGTGACCATTATTATTGATAGCAAACAGCGTTGA
- a CDS encoding RelA/SpoT family protein — protein MPKSKDYTAQEVIALTVTYMNSNHVAFVKKACDFATNAHKDQYRKSGEPYIIHPIQVAGILAELKMDPVTVATGFLHDVVEDTEYTFEDISREFSPEVAMLVDGVTKLGKIKYKSHEEQQAENHRKMLLAMAKDLRVIMVKLADRLHNLRTLKFHRPEKQRRIANETLEVYAPLAHRLGINLIKWELEDTSLRYLNPQQYYRIVHLMNSKREERETYISDSISKIQDSIDELSITADITGRPKHIYSIYRKMRDQKKQFDQIYDLLAIRVIVDSIKDCYAVLGAIHTRWKPMPGRFKDYIAMPKSNMYQSIHTTVIGEHGKPVEVQIRTKEMHEIAEYGVAAHWAYKEGITKKVEDDSDGKKISWFRDIIELQDESSDASDFMESVKEDIFKDKVYVFTPKGDVSELPSGAGPLDFAFNIHTEIGNKTIGAKVNGKIVPLNYRLKTGDIIEILTSPNSYGPSRDWINLVSTSKAKNKIKRFFKLQDREVNIVKGRDMLEKQLIDMQFQPKAFLTKNHIKLLLERFNFTSEDDLYAAIGYGELTALVVANRLTEKERRDRDNEKKIQDIASIELKTKKEPEKIKIKHEGGIVIQGIDNLLIRISRCCNPVPGDEIVGYITKGRGVSIHRKNCPNVIAAKDAENRLIDVEWEDTTSKSQEYNAELQIVGYNRSGLLNEVLQVVNSMTKNLNNVMGKVDNNKMATITLTVGIQNIHQLDKIIDKIKSIPDVYGVKRMSS, from the coding sequence ATGCCCAAAAGTAAAGATTATACTGCACAAGAAGTAATTGCTCTAACCGTTACTTATATGAATAGCAATCATGTAGCTTTTGTCAAAAAGGCATGCGACTTTGCCACAAATGCTCATAAAGATCAGTATAGAAAATCTGGTGAACCGTATATTATTCATCCAATACAAGTTGCAGGGATTTTAGCAGAATTAAAAATGGATCCAGTAACGGTAGCGACTGGATTTCTTCACGATGTTGTTGAAGATACTGAATATACTTTTGAAGATATTTCAAGAGAATTTTCTCCTGAAGTGGCTATGCTTGTAGATGGTGTAACGAAATTAGGAAAAATAAAATATAAATCACATGAAGAACAACAAGCAGAAAACCATCGTAAAATGTTGTTGGCAATGGCTAAAGATTTAAGAGTGATCATGGTTAAACTAGCTGACCGATTGCATAATTTGCGTACGCTAAAGTTTCATAGACCAGAAAAACAACGACGCATCGCAAATGAAACGCTTGAAGTTTATGCTCCGCTTGCTCATCGTTTAGGGATCAATTTAATCAAATGGGAATTAGAAGATACTTCTTTGCGTTATTTGAATCCTCAACAATATTACCGGATTGTTCATTTAATGAATTCTAAAAGAGAAGAAAGAGAAACGTATATTTCTGATTCAATCTCAAAAATTCAAGATTCTATTGACGAATTGAGCATTACTGCAGATATTACGGGTCGACCAAAACACATTTACTCTATTTATCGTAAAATGCGAGATCAAAAGAAACAATTCGATCAAATTTATGATTTGTTGGCTATCCGTGTTATTGTAGATTCAATTAAAGACTGTTATGCCGTATTAGGAGCAATCCATACGCGATGGAAACCTATGCCTGGTAGATTTAAAGATTATATTGCTATGCCAAAATCCAATATGTACCAATCGATCCATACTACGGTTATTGGAGAACACGGTAAACCCGTTGAAGTTCAAATTCGTACTAAAGAAATGCATGAAATAGCTGAATATGGTGTTGCGGCTCACTGGGCATATAAAGAAGGTATCACTAAAAAAGTTGAAGACGATTCTGATGGTAAAAAAATCTCTTGGTTTAGAGACATCATTGAATTACAAGATGAATCCAGCGATGCAAGCGACTTTATGGAAAGTGTAAAAGAAGATATTTTTAAAGATAAAGTCTATGTTTTCACACCAAAAGGAGACGTTAGTGAATTGCCTTCTGGTGCTGGGCCATTAGATTTTGCGTTTAATATTCATACAGAAATTGGCAATAAAACCATTGGGGCTAAAGTGAATGGGAAAATAGTTCCTTTGAATTATAGATTGAAGACAGGAGATATCATTGAAATTTTGACTTCTCCTAATTCATACGGTCCGAGCCGTGACTGGATCAATTTAGTCTCAACGAGTAAGGCTAAAAATAAGATCAAGCGTTTCTTTAAATTACAAGACCGTGAAGTCAATATTGTCAAAGGTCGGGATATGCTTGAGAAGCAATTAATTGACATGCAATTTCAACCTAAAGCGTTTCTTACCAAGAATCATATCAAATTGCTTTTGGAGCGCTTCAATTTCACTTCAGAAGACGACTTATATGCGGCTATTGGTTATGGTGAGTTAACAGCATTAGTAGTAGCCAACCGATTAACTGAAAAAGAACGAAGAGACCGAGACAATGAAAAGAAAATTCAAGATATCGCTTCGATCGAACTTAAAACTAAAAAAGAACCAGAAAAAATCAAAATAAAACATGAAGGCGGCATTGTCATTCAAGGAATCGATAACTTACTGATTCGTATTAGCCGTTGTTGTAACCCCGTACCAGGCGATGAAATTGTTGGATATATAACCAAAGGCAGAGGCGTTTCGATTCATCGGAAAAACTGTCCTAACGTTATCGCAGCAAAAGATGCTGAAAATCGACTAATTGATGTTGAATGGGAAGATACAACTTCTAAAAGCCAAGAGTATAATGCTGAATTGCAAATTGTTGGGTATAATCGTTCTGGGTTGTTGAATGAAGTCCTGCAAGTTGTCAACAGTATGACGAAAAATTTAAATAATGTAATGGGAAAAGTAGACAATAATAAAATGGCCACAATTACGTTAACAGTGGGTATCCAGAATATCCACCAGTTGGATAAAATTATTGATAAAATAAAATCTATTCCTGATGTTTATGGTGTAAAAAGAATGTCTTCTTAA
- a CDS encoding N-acetylmuramoyl-L-alanine amidase, with protein sequence MENKLTLKKIKKMVSLLIITLFIGLTAFATVVLANQGTIKVDASVVNVRTGPGLSYDIMTQVTGGEKVTMLTEENEWYKVRLSNDQIGWIASWLIENTEVSAATNKIGIVTGEEVNIRSESNLDSEILGKVANGTELTVLFQQEGWTQIQYYGQVAWISSDLIKINETPLATTTVASAEDNSAPIQTVTTRSSGTNIRSGPSVESTVVTTVDKGESFTYLSTEGDWYKITLADGQTGYVANWVVDLSADQQPAPTANVTSLAEATIVIDAGHGGNDPGALANTFYEKEVTLDTAQLVANRLRDAGANVILTRSDDTFVSLDERTVISNQANADVFISLHYDSTEHANEISGTTTYYYHDKDMPLAEIVNGNLKQNGILPNNGVRFGDFYVTRENTQPAILIELGYLNSDVDQITVNTSSYQTSIAEIIYQSLNQYFIP encoded by the coding sequence ATGGAAAATAAATTGACATTAAAAAAAATAAAAAAAATGGTTTCATTGCTTATCATTACACTATTCATTGGACTAACTGCATTTGCTACAGTTGTTCTTGCTAATCAAGGAACGATCAAAGTTGATGCTAGTGTGGTCAATGTTCGTACAGGGCCAGGTCTTTCCTATGATATCATGACACAGGTCACTGGTGGCGAAAAAGTAACGATGCTTACCGAAGAAAATGAATGGTACAAAGTACGCCTAAGCAACGATCAGATTGGATGGATCGCTAGCTGGTTGATTGAAAATACGGAAGTAAGTGCCGCAACCAATAAAATAGGTATTGTAACCGGTGAAGAAGTAAATATCCGAAGCGAAAGCAATCTGGATTCTGAAATTCTTGGTAAAGTAGCCAATGGAACAGAACTTACCGTATTATTCCAACAAGAAGGTTGGACTCAAATTCAATATTACGGCCAAGTCGCTTGGATCAGTTCAGATTTGATTAAAATCAATGAAACACCATTAGCTACAACGACGGTCGCTAGTGCCGAAGATAATTCAGCTCCTATTCAAACAGTGACCACACGTAGCTCCGGAACAAATATTCGAAGTGGTCCTTCAGTTGAAAGTACAGTTGTCACAACAGTTGACAAAGGAGAAAGCTTTACCTACCTCTCTACTGAAGGAGATTGGTACAAAATCACATTAGCAGATGGACAAACCGGCTATGTAGCCAATTGGGTAGTAGACTTATCAGCTGATCAACAACCAGCGCCTACAGCTAATGTCACTTCATTAGCTGAAGCAACGATCGTGATTGATGCAGGACATGGCGGAAACGATCCTGGTGCTTTAGCCAATACATTCTATGAAAAAGAAGTAACGTTAGACACAGCTCAACTTGTTGCTAATCGATTACGCGATGCGGGAGCAAATGTGATATTGACTCGTTCTGATGATACGTTTGTTAGCTTAGATGAACGAACAGTTATCAGCAATCAGGCTAATGCCGATGTTTTTATCAGTTTACATTATGATTCAACGGAACACGCTAATGAAATCAGTGGTACGACAACTTATTACTACCATGACAAAGATATGCCTTTAGCTGAAATCGTAAATGGAAACTTAAAACAAAATGGGATCCTACCTAATAATGGTGTTCGTTTTGGAGATTTCTATGTTACGAGAGAAAATACCCAGCCTGCTATCTTAATTGAATTAGGGTATTTAAATAGTGATGTGGATCAAATTACTGTCAATACTTCATCCTACCAAACATCCATTGCTGAAATCATTTATCAATCTTTAAATCAATACTTTATCCCATAA